One window from the genome of Spirosoma rhododendri encodes:
- a CDS encoding leucyl aminopeptidase family protein, with product MNFFLCDSPSPTDLLTRVVPVLKQADETDAAGQADQLAALTGLPATLLTQTFKAGLNDVLPVLKPDGSAIYLLGLGDTPTVQDWLKATRKFFVAWKTKLPADVTIDLRSLPAEVLTEPALESIGLGALLGGYDLRLYQTDRPDKPVLYAETGRLTLLIDPKQLEWAQKVIDRVVVLADTQLSLLDLMNAPANYKTPQTLADWTTESGRQHGYAVRVLNKADLEAEGLGALLSVSQGSEVPPVLIIADYTPANPATDAVPTVGLVGKGVTFDTGGISIKTSANMHLMKSDMGGAAAVLGAVAVAARLQLPVRVVGIVPATENSIDGRSTKPGDVITSYVGKTIEIIDTDAEGRVILADGLGYMIRNYQPDVLIDLATLTGSVITTLGYHAAGLFTANDTLAQQLTAAADTTGERLWRLPIWEEYREDIKSDVADVKNFSGKPLAGAITAAKFLEAFTDKHPAWAHLDIAGTAFADNEFGTQKNATGYGIRLLTRFLSKSERAKE from the coding sequence ATGAATTTTTTTCTTTGCGATTCCCCGTCCCCCACTGACTTGCTGACACGGGTAGTGCCGGTGCTAAAACAGGCGGACGAAACCGATGCCGCCGGGCAGGCCGATCAACTGGCTGCGCTCACGGGACTACCCGCTACGCTGCTGACGCAAACATTTAAAGCGGGGTTGAACGATGTTTTGCCGGTGCTGAAACCGGACGGATCGGCGATCTATCTGCTGGGACTGGGCGACACCCCCACCGTGCAGGACTGGTTGAAAGCCACCCGTAAATTTTTCGTTGCCTGGAAAACGAAGCTCCCCGCCGACGTAACCATCGACCTGCGTAGCCTGCCTGCCGAGGTACTGACCGAACCGGCACTGGAATCCATCGGGCTGGGTGCGCTACTGGGTGGCTACGATCTGCGGCTGTACCAGACCGACCGGCCCGATAAACCTGTTTTATACGCCGAAACGGGTCGGTTAACACTGTTAATCGACCCGAAGCAGTTGGAATGGGCACAAAAAGTCATTGATCGGGTGGTGGTGCTGGCCGATACGCAGCTCTCCCTGCTCGACCTGATGAACGCCCCGGCCAACTACAAAACCCCGCAGACGCTGGCCGACTGGACGACAGAATCGGGCCGTCAGCACGGGTACGCCGTGCGCGTGCTCAACAAAGCCGACCTGGAAGCTGAGGGCCTGGGTGCGTTGCTTAGCGTCAGCCAGGGGAGTGAGGTGCCGCCGGTGCTGATTATCGCCGACTATACACCGGCAAACCCCGCCACCGACGCTGTGCCGACGGTAGGGCTGGTGGGCAAGGGGGTGACGTTTGACACGGGCGGTATTTCGATCAAGACGTCGGCCAACATGCACCTGATGAAAAGCGACATGGGCGGGGCTGCGGCTGTGTTGGGGGCGGTGGCCGTTGCCGCCCGGTTGCAGCTGCCCGTTCGGGTGGTTGGCATCGTACCCGCCACGGAAAACAGTATCGATGGCCGCTCGACCAAACCCGGCGACGTCATTACATCGTACGTGGGCAAGACCATCGAAATCATCGATACCGACGCAGAGGGGCGGGTTATTCTGGCCGATGGGCTGGGCTACATGATCCGTAATTACCAGCCCGACGTGCTGATTGATCTGGCAACCCTGACCGGTAGCGTGATCACGACGCTGGGTTACCATGCTGCCGGGTTGTTTACGGCCAACGACACGCTGGCTCAGCAACTGACAGCCGCTGCCGACACGACCGGCGAACGACTCTGGCGCCTGCCCATCTGGGAGGAGTACAGGGAGGATATTAAATCGGACGTCGCCGACGTCAAAAATTTCAGTGGTAAACCGCTGGCGGGTGCGATCACGGCCGCCAAATTTCTCGAAGCCTTCACCGATAAGCACCCCGCCTGGGCGCACCTCGATATTGCCGGCACCGCCTTCGCCGACAACGAATTCGGTACCCAGAAAAATGCCACCGGATACGGAATCCGGTTGCTGACGAGGTTCTTGTCAAAGAGTGAAAGAGCGAAAGAATGA
- a CDS encoding alpha/beta hydrolase — translation MSLRFELTTPETDDRPVFLSGNFCEWYPDLAPFQLHPTAPGQYALELPLTDDLPDTLEYKYTRGGWDEVELDAWGQVPLNRTTRRKAGTRRDTVPHWRHNGHAVNPDYWPILALDEPLPVPQLNAGRRVRVWLPYDYNQADRAYPVLYLNDGQNLAGEGEGYGSWRVDRTMALLASQRRHEIILVLIDHGGSNRVGEFTPDRTLAGTGNGRRYLDFLVDTLKPRIDAQFRTRPEPAHTGLGGSSLGGLISLYGGLLHPGTFGRLLVFSPSLWISQSVFRDVRRLNPPEPMQVYLYGGQQESRHMVSALEQLVRSLTHAPGRDRIEHKLVIDPTGRHNEATWGRAFLPAIQWLF, via the coding sequence ATGTCACTACGCTTTGAACTGACCACGCCCGAAACTGACGACCGACCGGTATTTCTGTCGGGTAATTTCTGTGAGTGGTACCCCGACCTGGCTCCGTTTCAACTGCACCCGACAGCCCCCGGCCAATACGCGCTGGAACTTCCCCTGACCGACGACCTGCCCGACACCCTGGAGTACAAGTATACGCGTGGCGGCTGGGATGAGGTCGAACTCGACGCGTGGGGGCAGGTGCCGCTTAACCGGACGACGCGCCGGAAAGCGGGAACACGGCGCGACACCGTACCGCACTGGCGCCACAACGGCCACGCGGTAAACCCCGATTATTGGCCCATTCTGGCCCTGGATGAACCGCTGCCTGTGCCGCAGCTGAACGCCGGGCGTCGGGTGCGGGTATGGCTTCCCTACGACTACAACCAAGCCGACCGGGCCTATCCGGTGCTGTACCTCAACGACGGGCAGAACCTGGCGGGGGAAGGCGAAGGGTACGGTAGCTGGCGCGTCGACCGAACAATGGCCCTGCTGGCGAGTCAGCGTCGGCACGAAATTATCCTGGTGCTTATCGATCATGGCGGCAGCAATCGGGTGGGGGAGTTCACGCCCGACCGGACGCTGGCCGGAACGGGTAACGGGCGTCGCTACCTCGACTTTCTGGTCGACACGCTCAAGCCCCGCATCGACGCGCAGTTCCGCACCCGCCCCGAGCCGGCGCATACCGGGCTGGGCGGCAGTTCGCTCGGTGGCCTGATTAGTTTGTACGGTGGGCTGCTCCACCCCGGCACGTTTGGGCGGCTGCTCGTATTTTCGCCATCGCTCTGGATTTCGCAATCCGTCTTTCGCGATGTCCGACGCCTAAACCCACCGGAGCCGATGCAGGTTTATCTGTATGGCGGGCAGCAGGAAAGTCGGCATATGGTATCGGCGCTGGAGCAGTTGGTTCGCTCACTCACCCACGCGCCGGGCCGCGACCGTATCGAGCACAAGCTGGTTATCGACCCGACCGGTCGCCACAACGAAGCGACCTGGGGGCGGGCGTTCCTTCCCGCCATACAATGGCTGTTCTAA
- a CDS encoding response regulator, with translation MQHGSIVLIEDDEDDQFLIQQMLTELGVPNRIQFFANGEQAMAYLLAMQEQPFIILCDVNMPVMNGIELRQRIDENPELREKAIPFIYLTTDASRGLVETAYKATIQGFFKKETAYGKAKEQLRCIISYWEHCLHPQNIG, from the coding sequence GTGCAACACGGCTCCATAGTGCTTATTGAAGACGACGAAGACGATCAGTTCCTGATTCAGCAGATGCTGACCGAACTCGGCGTGCCAAACCGAATTCAGTTCTTTGCCAACGGTGAGCAGGCTATGGCGTACCTGCTCGCGATGCAGGAGCAGCCGTTCATTATTCTGTGTGACGTCAATATGCCGGTTATGAACGGAATCGAATTGCGGCAGCGAATCGACGAGAACCCGGAACTGCGTGAAAAAGCGATTCCGTTTATCTACCTGACAACCGACGCGTCCCGTGGGTTGGTCGAAACCGCTTATAAAGCCACGATTCAGGGATTCTTCAAGAAAGAAACCGCCTACGGGAAAGCCAAAGAGCAACTCCGCTGTATCATTAGTTACTGGGAGCATTGCCTTCACCCGCAGAATATCGGGTAG
- the dnaK gene encoding molecular chaperone DnaK encodes MGKIIGIDLGTTNSCVAVMEGNEPVVIPNSEGARTTPSVVAFMDNGNGERKVGAPAKRQAITNPKNTISSIKRFMGKRFNEVANETKSVAYDVENGPNGTPRVKIGDRQYTPQELSALILQKMKQTAEDYLGQTVTEAVITVPAYFNDAERQATKEAGQIAGLDVKRIINEPTAAALAYGLDKTDKDQKIAVFDLGGGTFDISILELGDGVFEVKATDGDTHLGGDDFDQVIIDWLADEFKKDENIDLRHDPLALQRLKEAAEKAKVELSSSNSTEINLPYIMPVNGIPKHLVRTLSRAKFEQLADSLIQRSLEPCRRALKNSGLSASQIDEVLLVGGSTRIPKVQEEVEKLFGKKPSKAVNPDEAVAIGAAVQGGVLTGEVKDVLLLDVIPLSLGIETMGGVFTKMVDANTTIPSKKVETYSTASDNQPSVEINILQGERPMAAQNRQLGRFILSDIPPAPRGVPQIEVTFDVDANGILNVTAKDKGTGKEQKIRIEASSGLTETEINRMREEAKANEAADKAEREAIEKVNAADSMIFQTEKQLKEYGDKLSDGNKSAIESALTELRTAHGSRDAASIDAALEKLNGAWATASTEMYNATNGAGANPADGAGFDGGNTNPNQGQPSGDNVSDVPYEEVK; translated from the coding sequence ATGGGAAAGATCATTGGGATTGACTTAGGCACCACAAACTCGTGCGTTGCCGTAATGGAAGGGAACGAGCCGGTTGTGATTCCAAACTCGGAAGGCGCCCGGACAACTCCCTCGGTGGTTGCCTTTATGGACAATGGAAACGGCGAACGTAAAGTCGGTGCGCCCGCCAAACGTCAGGCTATCACCAACCCTAAAAATACGATTTCCTCGATCAAACGCTTCATGGGTAAGCGCTTCAACGAGGTTGCCAACGAAACCAAAAGCGTCGCCTACGACGTAGAAAACGGCCCCAACGGTACGCCACGGGTGAAAATTGGTGACCGTCAATATACGCCACAGGAGCTTTCAGCGCTGATCCTGCAAAAGATGAAGCAGACGGCCGAAGATTACCTGGGTCAGACGGTAACGGAAGCCGTTATCACGGTGCCCGCGTACTTCAACGATGCTGAGCGTCAGGCCACTAAAGAAGCAGGTCAGATTGCCGGTCTCGACGTAAAACGGATCATTAACGAGCCGACGGCCGCTGCGCTGGCGTACGGGCTGGATAAGACCGACAAAGACCAGAAGATCGCTGTTTTTGACCTTGGCGGTGGTACGTTCGATATTTCGATTCTGGAACTGGGCGACGGCGTGTTTGAAGTAAAAGCAACCGATGGTGATACGCACCTGGGTGGCGACGACTTCGACCAGGTTATCATCGACTGGCTGGCCGACGAGTTCAAGAAAGACGAAAACATCGACCTGCGTCACGACCCGCTCGCGCTGCAACGTCTGAAGGAAGCCGCTGAAAAAGCAAAGGTCGAACTGTCGAGTTCTAACTCGACGGAGATCAACCTGCCGTACATCATGCCGGTGAATGGTATCCCCAAACACTTGGTCCGGACGCTGAGCCGCGCGAAATTTGAGCAACTGGCCGATTCGCTGATTCAGCGGAGCCTGGAGCCCTGCCGCCGTGCCCTGAAAAACTCGGGTCTGTCGGCAAGTCAGATCGACGAAGTGCTGCTGGTGGGTGGTTCGACCCGGATTCCGAAAGTGCAGGAAGAAGTAGAGAAGCTGTTCGGCAAGAAGCCGTCGAAAGCCGTTAACCCCGACGAAGCCGTCGCTATCGGTGCGGCCGTACAGGGTGGTGTACTGACGGGTGAAGTAAAAGACGTACTGCTGCTCGACGTTATCCCGCTCTCGCTGGGTATCGAAACGATGGGTGGTGTCTTCACCAAGATGGTTGATGCCAACACGACCATCCCGAGCAAGAAAGTAGAAACGTACTCGACGGCTTCGGACAATCAGCCGAGCGTAGAGATCAATATTTTGCAGGGCGAACGCCCGATGGCGGCTCAGAACCGTCAGCTGGGTCGGTTTATCCTGAGCGACATTCCGCCTGCTCCGCGTGGTGTGCCCCAGATCGAAGTAACGTTCGACGTTGATGCCAACGGTATCCTGAACGTAACGGCGAAAGACAAAGGCACCGGCAAAGAGCAGAAAATCCGGATTGAAGCGTCGAGCGGTCTGACCGAGACGGAAATCAACCGGATGCGCGAAGAAGCCAAAGCCAACGAAGCGGCCGACAAAGCCGAGCGCGAAGCCATCGAGAAAGTCAACGCGGCCGACTCGATGATTTTCCAGACCGAGAAGCAGTTGAAAGAGTACGGCGACAAACTGTCGGACGGTAACAAGTCGGCCATTGAATCGGCACTGACTGAACTGCGCACTGCCCACGGGTCGCGCGATGCCGCCAGCATCGATGCCGCGCTGGAGAAACTGAACGGTGCCTGGGCAACGGCCTCGACCGAGATGTACAATGCGACCAACGGTGCGGGTGCTAACCCGGCCGACGGTGCCGGCTTCGACGGCGGCAATACAAACCCGAACCAGGGTCAGCCTTCGGGAGACAATGTATCGGACGTGCCGTACGAAGAAGTAAAGTAG
- a CDS encoding DUF937 domain-containing protein: MLETLMNLVREHAGSAVANNPAVPQAQSENVMQTVASSILGGLGQQAQGGGLGNIISMMTNGGQNVQQSPVTQGVQQHVEENLMQKLGISPQVAMSIAAAVVPMVLGKLMNKAADPNDSSVDANSVLSAATGQQGTDWMGMAQSAMADGKLDMGDLMRVFSGQGGQAASGNQNQQSSGGGLGGMLGGLFGK; encoded by the coding sequence ATGTTAGAAACCCTGATGAACTTAGTGCGTGAACACGCAGGCAGTGCCGTTGCCAACAACCCGGCCGTACCCCAGGCACAAAGCGAAAACGTCATGCAGACCGTTGCCAGCAGCATCCTCGGCGGACTGGGCCAACAGGCACAGGGGGGCGGTCTGGGTAACATCATCAGCATGATGACCAATGGTGGGCAGAACGTGCAGCAAAGCCCCGTGACGCAGGGTGTTCAGCAGCATGTTGAAGAAAACCTGATGCAGAAGCTCGGCATATCCCCTCAGGTAGCCATGTCGATCGCAGCGGCTGTTGTACCCATGGTGCTGGGTAAGCTGATGAATAAAGCCGCCGATCCGAACGACTCGAGCGTCGATGCTAACAGCGTGCTGAGTGCAGCAACGGGGCAGCAGGGCACCGACTGGATGGGGATGGCACAATCGGCAATGGCCGATGGGAAGCTGGACATGGGCGACCTGATGCGCGTATTCAGCGGGCAGGGTGGTCAGGCTGCGTCGGGCAACCAGAATCAGCAGTCGTCGGGCGGTGGCCTGGGCGGTATGCTGGGTGGCCTGTTTGGCAAATAA
- a CDS encoding nuclease A inhibitor family protein, with amino-acid sequence MTNDPTKRNAEEPVQPDAAQPQTPVAPAPATDKPAADSLAALVNPLLEGLLYPSESDEPVTFVTCYLAQEAPLTEVQIKEWQMVPPSTYVEERPASDFWEPVLTEEDWYGDDEKKRTAAFNQLKTVLDQHLTGQQLFRQGNTEVTLYLLGRLTDGTRAGVQTMVVES; translated from the coding sequence ATGACGAACGACCCAACGAAACGTAACGCTGAGGAGCCGGTCCAGCCGGACGCTGCGCAGCCACAAACGCCGGTTGCACCCGCACCAGCCACCGACAAACCGGCTGCCGACTCACTGGCCGCGCTGGTAAACCCGCTGCTCGAAGGTCTGCTGTACCCCAGCGAATCCGACGAGCCGGTCACCTTCGTGACGTGTTATCTGGCGCAGGAAGCTCCCCTGACGGAAGTACAGATAAAGGAATGGCAGATGGTACCGCCCTCGACCTATGTTGAAGAACGCCCCGCGTCCGACTTCTGGGAACCGGTACTGACCGAAGAAGATTGGTACGGCGACGACGAAAAAAAGCGAACGGCAGCCTTTAACCAGTTAAAAACCGTACTCGATCAGCACCTGACCGGGCAGCAACTGTTCCGGCAGGGCAACACGGAGGTTACGCTGTACCTGCTCGGCCGGTTAACCGACGGCACGCGGGCCGGTGTCCAGACGATGGTCGTGGAGAGTTAG
- a CDS encoding cytochrome-c peroxidase, translated as MTFFHAALLAVALALTLPPRPPACHFRRTDARRIDARRELGRLLFFDPVLSANYKRSCASCHRPEKAFTDQRIRPRAFSFSDNLPHNTPTILNISGQTAFFHDGRAHNLSEVVQAVITNPAEFNSSYELIIGRLRNSPDYQAQFRRSYGTDVSATGLNDALNTYVLSLSRQTSAYDTYQRGETGLPEAARRGYVLFTSELRCTSCHTPPWFRDDRLHSDQTTQPVRTPGLRNVLQTPPYLHDGSAPTIEAALSLPLHQKHIGRSLTPDELTDLRSFLATLTDSTSTTETPTVLPFIRQAPTRRIGGNY; from the coding sequence ATGACATTTTTTCATGCTGCGTTACTGGCAGTCGCCCTGGCCCTCACCCTGCCTCCCCGACCGCCAGCCTGCCACTTCAGGCGCACCGACGCCCGACGTATCGACGCCCGACGCGAATTGGGGCGGCTGCTATTTTTTGATCCGGTGTTATCGGCTAATTACAAGCGGAGTTGTGCTTCATGCCACCGGCCCGAAAAAGCCTTCACGGACCAGCGCATCCGGCCGAGAGCGTTTTCGTTTTCAGATAATCTGCCCCACAATACCCCGACGATACTGAATATCTCGGGGCAAACCGCTTTCTTCCACGACGGCCGGGCACACAACCTATCGGAAGTCGTGCAGGCGGTCATCACCAACCCGGCTGAATTTAATAGCAGCTACGAACTGATTATCGGTCGGCTTCGTAACAGCCCGGACTACCAGGCCCAGTTTCGGCGCAGCTACGGTACCGACGTGTCGGCAACCGGGCTAAACGACGCGCTGAACACCTATGTTCTGAGCCTGAGCAGGCAAACATCGGCCTACGACACCTACCAGCGCGGGGAAACCGGACTACCCGAAGCCGCCCGGCGCGGGTATGTGCTCTTCACCAGCGAGTTACGCTGTACCAGCTGTCATACGCCACCCTGGTTTCGCGACGATCGGCTCCATTCCGACCAAACCACTCAGCCGGTGCGAACACCCGGTCTGCGAAACGTACTGCAAACCCCGCCTTACCTGCACGACGGATCGGCCCCCACCATCGAAGCCGCTTTGTCACTGCCACTGCACCAGAAACACATCGGCCGGTCGCTGACACCGGATGAATTGACCGATCTCCGGTCTTTTCTGGCCACCCTTACCGACTCCACATCCACCACCGAAACGCCCACAGTGCTGCCTTTCATCCGGCAGGCACCTACCCGGCGCATCGGTGGCAACTATTAA
- a CDS encoding WD40 repeat domain-containing protein yields MKITFLLALLLPLGLAHAQSQPAQSVLAQGPTQARLSIQTGAPVLALAYSPDGKRIATGGQEREVVIWNAQSGERMMTLKGHTDDVVTVQFSPNGRFLASGGVDNALILWDAITGDIIRKTTDHTDYVRDVAFSPDSRLLATASWDGRSMVWETLSGNKVATIDKHRDNVTSVAFNPSGTEMLTASGDKTIRAWDTRTWDQKYALMGHTDEVWDARYSANGRYVVGGPGTTRPASGRSTANG; encoded by the coding sequence ATGAAGATTACATTTTTACTGGCCCTGCTGCTTCCGCTGGGACTAGCCCACGCACAATCCCAGCCTGCGCAGTCAGTGCTGGCTCAGGGGCCTACCCAGGCCCGGCTGAGCATTCAAACCGGTGCGCCCGTGCTGGCCCTTGCCTACAGCCCCGACGGCAAACGAATCGCGACAGGCGGGCAGGAACGCGAAGTGGTGATCTGGAACGCCCAATCGGGCGAACGCATGATGACCCTGAAGGGGCATACCGACGATGTGGTGACGGTACAATTTAGCCCCAACGGCCGTTTTCTGGCGTCGGGCGGAGTCGATAACGCGCTGATCCTGTGGGACGCGATCACCGGCGACATCATCCGCAAAACGACCGACCATACCGACTACGTGCGCGATGTTGCGTTCAGCCCTGACTCGCGGTTGCTCGCAACCGCCAGCTGGGATGGCCGCTCGATGGTCTGGGAAACCCTGAGCGGTAATAAAGTCGCGACCATCGACAAACACCGCGACAACGTTACGTCGGTAGCCTTTAATCCGTCCGGCACAGAAATGCTTACGGCCAGTGGCGACAAAACCATCCGGGCCTGGGACACGCGCACCTGGGACCAGAAATATGCCCTGATGGGGCACACTGACGAAGTGTGGGACGCCCGCTACTCCGCCAACGGCCGGTACGTGGTCGGGGGGCCTGGGACAACACGGCCCGCGTCTGGGAGGTCGACAGCAAACGGCTGA
- a CDS encoding WD40 repeat domain-containing protein has translation MGRPLLRQRPVRGRGAWDNTARVWEVDSKRLIYTFPAHVSDTWAVAFSPDGQLIASGGGDHKVKVWDMATGILVQDVSGELHTGEVENIAFSPDGKTLASVSRDGTLRTWNLPGTTERISAYVKQGMSEWSKQGEFEKSDEYQKRQERKDRQLADLTRGCQEKIVNSYGNTANWQPFTIAQYNADSESFTLHSRLFGDKMRLHVPPREAERVRANFSQMRYGNPTFDIDDDQVILKNVSVLIPVDGTTKTFTIGR, from the coding sequence GTGGGACGCCCGCTACTCCGCCAACGGCCGGTACGTGGTCGGGGGGCCTGGGACAACACGGCCCGCGTCTGGGAGGTCGACAGCAAACGGCTGATCTACACCTTTCCGGCGCACGTATCCGACACCTGGGCCGTCGCCTTCAGCCCCGATGGCCAGCTGATTGCCAGTGGTGGTGGCGATCACAAAGTAAAAGTATGGGACATGGCAACCGGCATTCTGGTGCAGGACGTATCGGGCGAGCTGCACACCGGTGAGGTGGAAAACATTGCCTTTAGCCCCGACGGGAAAACCCTAGCCAGCGTAAGCCGTGACGGTACCCTCCGGACCTGGAACCTGCCCGGCACCACCGAACGTATCAGTGCCTATGTCAAACAGGGTATGAGCGAATGGAGCAAGCAAGGCGAATTCGAGAAATCGGATGAGTACCAGAAGCGGCAGGAGCGAAAAGACCGACAGCTCGCCGACCTGACGCGCGGCTGTCAGGAAAAAATCGTGAACTCTTATGGGAATACGGCCAACTGGCAACCGTTTACCATCGCGCAGTACAACGCAGATAGTGAGTCATTTACGCTGCACTCCAGGCTGTTCGGCGACAAGATGCGCCTGCATGTTCCTCCACGCGAGGCTGAACGCGTCCGGGCCAATTTTAGTCAGATGCGCTACGGCAACCCAACGTTCGACATCGACGACGATCAGGTTATTCTCAAAAACGTCAGTGTGCTGATTCCCGTCGACGGAACAACCAAAACCTTCACCATCGGACGATAA
- a CDS encoding WD40 repeat domain-containing protein — protein MPVVFPLFIAGLLGWLSPTLPAPRRAFVYPASPTTKATFSNDGRLVLVGTQAGQIALFHGRTALLVREFAGHRKPISDLESWPDRDTVVSGDAGGNLLFWRTSDLTVLRRSHVSAPVKLVRVQPGKPQVAVAGRRMVWLVNTSGDSRRLLLPGLTGSDITAMAFSPDGAKLAVGYANGQLVVSDLATGQQQRVRQKTAIRDLAFGRDTLLTVSGDPVLTMWCHPGRNWVLTHSLPTAYPLTAVGKMGSTVALGSANGDVIVLTPGQENTQVVGHNPEPVSSVQKHPREALLLTTTASEPPKTWRLNE, from the coding sequence ATGCCTGTAGTCTTTCCCCTTTTCATCGCGGGTCTGTTGGGCTGGCTGTCACCAACCCTGCCTGCCCCGCGCCGGGCCTTCGTTTACCCCGCCAGCCCAACCACCAAAGCCACCTTCAGCAACGACGGGCGGCTGGTGCTGGTTGGCACCCAGGCGGGCCAAATTGCCCTATTTCACGGTCGGACGGCGCTACTGGTGCGCGAATTCGCTGGCCACCGTAAACCCATCAGTGATCTGGAAAGCTGGCCAGACCGCGACACGGTCGTCAGCGGTGATGCTGGCGGCAACCTGCTGTTCTGGCGCACCAGCGATCTGACCGTCCTTCGGCGTAGCCACGTATCCGCGCCAGTTAAACTAGTGCGGGTTCAACCGGGTAAACCGCAGGTAGCCGTTGCCGGTCGGCGGATGGTGTGGCTCGTCAACACCTCGGGCGACTCCCGGCGCCTATTGCTGCCCGGACTGACCGGATCCGACATCACAGCGATGGCGTTCAGTCCCGACGGGGCAAAGCTGGCCGTCGGCTATGCCAATGGTCAACTGGTTGTCAGTGATCTGGCAACGGGACAGCAGCAGCGCGTCCGGCAGAAAACGGCCATTCGCGATCTGGCCTTCGGGCGTGATACCCTGCTGACCGTTTCCGGCGATCCCGTGCTGACGATGTGGTGCCACCCCGGCCGAAACTGGGTATTGACCCATTCACTACCGACCGCCTACCCGCTTACAGCGGTCGGCAAGATGGGATCAACCGTCGCCCTGGGATCGGCCAACGGCGATGTGATCGTGTTGACGCCCGGTCAGGAAAACACGCAGGTGGTGGGCCACAATCCGGAACCCGTCAGTTCCGTACAAAAACATCCACGTGAGGCCCTGCTCCTGACGACAACCGCCAGCGAGCCGCCAAAAACGTGGCGACTGAACGAGTAA
- the rplT gene encoding 50S ribosomal protein L20 gives MPRSVNHVASRARRKKVMKLAKGYYGRRKNVWTVAKNAVEKGLGYAYRDRRAKKRDFRSLWIQRINAGARINGLSYSALMGALNKSGIELNRKVLADLAMNHPEAFAAVVSQVK, from the coding sequence ATGCCACGTTCCGTCAATCACGTTGCCTCACGGGCGCGTCGGAAAAAAGTAATGAAGCTGGCCAAAGGTTATTATGGTCGGCGTAAGAATGTTTGGACGGTAGCTAAAAACGCCGTTGAAAAAGGATTGGGTTACGCCTACCGTGACCGCCGTGCCAAGAAGCGGGACTTCCGCTCGCTCTGGATTCAGCGGATCAACGCCGGTGCGCGGATCAACGGCCTGTCGTATTCGGCCCTGATGGGTGCTCTGAATAAGTCGGGTATCGAACTCAACCGCAAAGTACTGGCCGATCTGGCCATGAACCACCCGGAAGCATTTGCCGCCGTTGTGAGTCAGGTAAAGTAA
- the rpmI gene encoding 50S ribosomal protein L35 yields MPKVKTNSAAKKRFKLTGTGKIKRKHAFHSHILTKKTTKQKRNLVHDTTVNKSDENRIKALLNV; encoded by the coding sequence ATGCCAAAAGTTAAAACAAACTCGGCTGCCAAGAAGCGTTTCAAGCTGACGGGTACCGGCAAAATCAAGCGGAAGCACGCCTTCCACAGCCACATTCTGACCAAGAAAACGACCAAGCAGAAGCGTAATCTGGTACACGACACGACCGTTAACAAGTCGGACGAGAACCGGATCAAAGCACTGCTGAACGTCTAG
- the infC gene encoding translation initiation factor IF-3 → MALPQRRPPRRVVEEPYKVNERILAREVRLVGENVEQGIYDVNKAQAVAKAQNLDLVEVSPNAVPPVCRIVDYSKFKYEQKKKQKEIKSNATKVVIKEIRFGPNTDDHDFEFKLKHAINFLKEGAKVKAYVQFVGRAIVFKDRGFQLLERFSKGLEEYGKIESEPKLEGKRMSMFLSPKVATPKK, encoded by the coding sequence ATGGCATTACCCCAGCGCAGACCACCCCGTCGCGTGGTTGAAGAACCCTACAAAGTCAACGAACGTATTCTCGCCCGTGAGGTGCGGTTGGTCGGTGAAAATGTAGAACAGGGCATTTACGATGTGAATAAAGCGCAGGCGGTGGCCAAGGCGCAAAATCTCGATTTGGTGGAGGTATCGCCTAACGCGGTGCCGCCCGTCTGCCGGATCGTTGATTATTCCAAGTTCAAGTACGAGCAGAAGAAGAAGCAAAAGGAAATCAAGTCCAATGCTACCAAAGTCGTCATCAAAGAGATTCGGTTCGGTCCGAACACCGACGATCACGACTTTGAGTTCAAGCTGAAACACGCTATCAACTTCCTGAAGGAAGGTGCCAAAGTAAAGGCGTACGTGCAGTTTGTCGGCCGGGCTATCGTCTTTAAAGATCGCGGTTTCCAATTGCTGGAGCGTTTCTCAAAAGGGCTGGAGGAGTATGGTAAGATCGAATCTGAGCCGAAACTCGAAGGCAAGCGGATGAGCATGTTCCTGTCGCCGAAAGTCGCTACCCCGAAAAAATAA